Proteins encoded together in one Bos indicus x Bos taurus breed Angus x Brahman F1 hybrid chromosome 28, Bos_hybrid_MaternalHap_v2.0, whole genome shotgun sequence window:
- the LOC113885203 gene encoding basic proline-rich protein-like — protein sequence MKVQRHTPKTARGRCRQTDRQTDTSAQAHTGRERQREGDTERLTERRRTGDGQGTGDGIRSEIDTLAQTVTHLRERPCGRSSFPKGGGVGLGPAGPGCTQCPGAGNHPWGPPDFLASEVSKVPFGLATYGETQPPPPGWYGRRRGRLPPGALRALRCACLSLRPAARPSRPQLSTERALHLSCTTRDRSPGGRVAGRRRSAPRTPPPPASTRLARPGGPRGFRDPGPWTRSSRPGMPAADRAPSLLRATWPRSSLASGPAGARGPLSLLRACAQPSRGPERPSCPAPARCPKPPGATSAVNQELVRPAPSPSRGPPCPHAALQAQDLPEGADERHAGTRTDTQTLAGTHATGDSRPAQARQPGPQP from the exons atgaaggttcagagACACACTCCCAAGACGGCGCGAGGCagatgcagacagacagacagacagacagacacgagCGCGCAGGCACACacggggagggagagacagagagagggagacaccgAGCGACTGACAGAGAGACGGAGAACGGGAGACGGACAGGGGACAGGGGATGGCATCCGCTCCGAGATAGACACACTGGCACAGACCGTGACACACCTCAGAGAGAGGCCGTGCGGCAGAAGCAGCTTCCCTAAGGGAGGGGGCGTCGGCCTTGGGCCGGCGGGCCCCGGCTGCACGCAGTGCCCTGGGGCTGGCAATCACCCGTGGGGACCCCCGGACTTCCTCGCATCCGAGGTCTCAAAGGTCCCCTTCGGCTTGGCCACCTACGGCGagacccagcccccgcccccag ggtggtatggccgtagacgGGGGCGGCTGCCgccgggcgccctaagagccctgCGCTGCGCCTGCCTTTCGCTCCGACCTGCCGCTCGGCCCAGCCGGCCGCAGCTCTCCACGGAGCGCGCGCTGCACTTGAGctgcacgacccgcgaccggagtCCCGGCGGCCGTGTGGCCGGCCGACGCCGCTCCGCCCCCCGCACACCGCCACCCCCGGCCAGCACCCGCCTGGCCCGGCCCGGGGGACCACGGGGCTTCCGGGACCCGGGACCCTGGACCCGGAGCAGCCGGCCCGGCATGCCTGCGGCGGATcgggc gcCTTCGCTGCTCAGGGCCACGTGGCCCCGGAGCTCTCTGGCTTCGGGGCCCGCTGGGGCCCGCGGTCCTCTGAGCCTCCTGCGGGCCTGTGCGCAGCCCAGCCGTGGCCCTGAGCGCCCATCCTGCCCGGCACCTGCCCGGTGCCCAAAGCCACCTGGAGCCACCAGCGCGGTGAACCAAGAGCTCGTCCGCCCCGCCCCTTCGCCCTCCCGAGGCCCCCCTTGCCCCCACGCCGCCCTCCAAGCACAGGACCTTCCGGAGGGAGCAGACGAGCGACATGCAGGCAcacggacagacacacagacactcgcggGCACCCACGCCACGGGAGACAGCCGGCCGGCGCAAGCGCGGCAGCCAGGGCCACAGCCATAG
- the LOC113885205 gene encoding basic proline-rich protein-like, which translates to MKVQRHTPKTARGRCRQTDRQTDTSAQAHTGRERQREGDTERLTERRRTGDGQGTGDGIRSEIDTLAQTVTHLRERPCGRSSFPKGGGVGLGPAGPGCTQCPGAGNHPWGPPDFLASEVSKVPFGLATYGETQPPPPGWYGRRRGRLPPGALRALRCACLSLRPAARPSRPQLSTERALHLSCTTRDRSPGGRVAGRRRSAPRTPPPPASTRLARPGGPRGFRDPGPWTRSSRPGMPAADRAPSLLRATWPRSSLASGPAGARGPLSLLRACAQPSRGPERPSCPAPARCPKPPGATSAVNQELVRPAPSPSRGPPCPHAALQAQDLPEGADERHAGTRTDTQTLAGTHATGDSRPAQARQPGPQP; encoded by the exons atgaaggttcagagACACACTCCCAAGACGGCGCGAGGCagatgcagacagacagacagacagacagacacgagCGCGCAGGCACACacggggagggagagacagagagagggagacaccgAGCGACTGACAGAGAGACGGAGAACGGGAGACGGACAGGGGACAGGGGATGGCATCCGCTCCGAGATAGACACACTGGCACAGACCGTGACACACCTCAGAGAGAGGCCGTGCGGCAGAAGCAGCTTCCCTAAGGGAGGGGGCGTCGGCCTTGGGCCGGCGGGCCCCGGCTGCACGCAGTGCCCTGGGGCTGGCAATCACCCGTGGGGACCCCCGGACTTCCTCGCATCCGAGGTCTCAAAGGTCCCCTTCGGCTTGGCCACCTACGGCGagacccagcccccgcccccag ggtggtatggccgtagacgGGGGCGGCTGCCgccgggcgccctaagagccctgCGCTGCGCCTGCCTTTCGCTCCGACCTGCCGCTCGGCCCAGCCGGCCGCAGCTCTCCACGGAGCGCGCGCTGCACTTGAGctgcacgacccgcgaccggagtCCCGGCGGCCGTGTGGCCGGCCGACGCCGCTCCGCCCCCCGCACACCGCCACCCCCGGCCAGCACCCGCCTGGCCCGGCCCGGGGGACCACGGGGCTTCCGGGACCCGGGACCCTGGACCCGGAGCAGCCGGCCCGGCATGCCTGCGGCGGATCGGgc gcCTTCGCTGCTCAGGGCCACGTGGCCCCGGAGCTCTCTGGCTTCGGGGCCCGCTGGGGCCCGCGGTCCTCTGAGCCTCCTGCGGGCCTGTGCGCAGCCCAGCCGTGGCCCTGAGCGCCCATCCTGCCCGGCACCTGCCCGGTGCCCAAAGCCACCTGGAGCCACCAGCGCGGTGAACCAAGAGCTCGTCCGCCCCGCCCCTTCGCCCTCCCGAGGCCCCCCTTGCCCCCACGCCGCCCTCCAAGCACAGGACCTTCCGGAGGGAGCAGACGAGCGACATGCAGGCAcacggacagacacacagacactcgcggGCACCCACGCCACGGGAGACAGCCGGCCGGCGCAAGCGCGGCAGCCAGGGCCACAGCCATAG